From the genome of Cognaticolwellia beringensis, one region includes:
- the sspA gene encoding stringent starvation protein SspA produces MAIAANKRSVMTLYSHADDMYSHQTRIVLAEKGVGVDIHLVDLANLPEDLLDLNPYGTVPTLIDRELALYEASIIIEYLDERFPHPPLMPVYPVSRGRSRLMMHRIEQDWYSLAKTIYNGPADAAAKARQELKESLLSVAPILNEAPYFMSEEFSLVDCYLAPLLWRLPVMGIELEGQGSKELKSYMLKVFERESFQASLTESERELRFGAPV; encoded by the coding sequence ATGGCCATAGCCGCAAACAAACGCTCTGTTATGACTTTATATTCGCATGCAGATGATATGTATAGTCATCAAACCCGCATTGTGTTGGCAGAGAAGGGTGTCGGAGTTGACATCCATTTGGTTGACTTAGCCAATTTACCTGAGGATTTACTTGATTTAAATCCTTATGGAACAGTGCCTACGTTAATTGATCGCGAATTAGCATTATATGAAGCTTCAATTATTATCGAATACTTGGATGAGCGTTTTCCTCATCCACCACTAATGCCGGTTTATCCTGTGTCTCGTGGTCGTAGTCGCTTAATGATGCATCGTATTGAGCAAGACTGGTACAGCTTAGCTAAAACTATCTATAACGGACCAGCCGATGCAGCAGCAAAAGCGCGTCAAGAATTGAAAGAAAGCTTACTTAGTGTTGCTCCTATTTTGAATGAAGCACCTTACTTTATGAGTGAAGAGTTCAGTTTAGTCGATTGTTACTTGGCTCCGCTATTATGGCGCTTACCTGTGATGGGTATTGAGTTAGAAGGTCAAGGTTCTAAAGAACTAAAATCTTACATGTTAAAAGTATTTGAACGTGAGTCTTTTCAAGCGTCATTAACTGAGTCCGAGCGTGAACTTCGCTTTGGCGCACCGGTTTAA
- a CDS encoding ClpXP protease specificity-enhancing factor, whose amino-acid sequence MTSDMTSTKPYIVKAFYDWISDNGLTPYIVVDVNVYGVMVPMSYVNDGQIVLNVSLSAVGSIAMGEDTIELSARFGGKLENMSVPYGAVGAIYAKENGAGTSLAIEHPEQGDIVEAPEKAPAKMSSVKAVDSKVKTSGEKKSAQASKAKKPSLSVVKNKQD is encoded by the coding sequence ATGACAAGCGATATGACATCAACTAAGCCTTATATTGTTAAGGCTTTCTATGACTGGATTTCTGATAATGGTTTAACACCTTACATTGTTGTTGATGTGAATGTTTATGGTGTTATGGTGCCAATGTCTTATGTTAATGACGGTCAAATCGTGTTAAATGTTTCTTTATCCGCTGTTGGTAGTATTGCAATGGGTGAAGATACAATCGAACTTAGTGCGCGTTTTGGCGGTAAGCTTGAAAATATGAGCGTGCCTTATGGCGCTGTTGGCGCTATTTATGCTAAAGAAAATGGTGCTGGTACATCGCTAGCGATAGAGCATCCTGAGCAAGGTGATATTGTTGAAGCACCAGAAAAAGCACCTGCGAAAATGTCTTCAGTGAAAGCAGTAGACAGCAAAGTGAAAACTTCAGGTGAAAAGAAAAGTGCTCAAGCATCAAAAGCGAAAAAGCCTAGCCTGTCGGTTGTAAAAAACAAACAAGACTAA
- a CDS encoding DUF6776 family protein, with amino-acid sequence MNWLAKINFSTVVKRLGTFSSAILLLVIVAVLLFCGYRLGNFYHGYQTQTLAQQQTRLDFIYQQLVEKTQRINTLEVELEVERMANTRSQQTLKSIEQEHFQVKKELAFYEKVMAPEKQANGLVIDGVNLTKSESPAHYRFQVVLVQQLLRKRYAKGYIELSITGSLNNKPTSIALSELSTADKKDLSFSFQYFQIISGELTLPDNFIPETINVAAILPKSKWQKYNRIDHSYPWLKSVDNITQSQP; translated from the coding sequence ATGAATTGGTTAGCAAAAATAAATTTCAGCACCGTCGTAAAGCGCTTAGGAACATTTAGTTCGGCAATTTTACTCTTGGTCATAGTCGCCGTTTTATTATTCTGTGGTTATCGCTTGGGTAATTTTTATCATGGCTATCAAACGCAGACTTTAGCACAACAACAAACACGCTTAGACTTTATCTATCAGCAATTAGTTGAGAAGACTCAGCGCATAAATACCTTAGAAGTTGAGCTTGAAGTTGAACGTATGGCTAATACACGTAGCCAGCAAACCTTAAAGTCAATTGAACAAGAGCATTTTCAAGTCAAAAAGGAGCTCGCCTTTTATGAAAAGGTTATGGCACCTGAAAAGCAAGCGAATGGCTTGGTGATTGACGGTGTGAACCTGACTAAGTCTGAAAGTCCTGCGCATTACCGTTTTCAAGTGGTATTGGTGCAACAGTTATTGCGCAAGCGTTATGCAAAAGGTTATATCGAACTTTCTATTACCGGCAGTTTAAATAATAAGCCAACCAGCATTGCCTTATCTGAGCTTTCGACGGCAGATAAAAAAGATCTATCTTTTAGTTTTCAGTACTTTCAAATTATATCGGGTGAATTAACCTTACCGGATAATTTTATTCCTGAAACCATTAATGTCGCCGCAATACTGCCAAAAAGTAAGTGGCAAAAATATAACCGTATCGATCATAGTTATCCATGGCTGAAAAGTGTTGATAATATTACGCAGAGTCAGCCATAA
- a CDS encoding chloride channel protein, which translates to MKTITQLKKRLALPQTSWQLCLLAAIGGFASAMLVVLFIFTIEGVQSFFLSEKDDYSSLTPLSRFQLPIIGAIVILFFAWLTGYKYIRSGIPFVLHRLKIANGVMPFRNTVNQFMGSAVALIAGFSVGREGPAVHLGAACTSYIGNKLNLPYNAIRSLSACGIAAGIAACFNTPIAAVLFVMEVILREYKVHIFIPVMIAAIVGSMTTSTIFGPTHEFGHFTAITINTDHYLALALLGIVLGFFAFIFNRYLILVIKHSAPFHIVSRILTAAIITGALGYAAPYAMGTDLSAINFSLQNNFQLQLLLGLLVAKVLMTIFALGLGIPGGIIGPILGIGAIAGICGSVITSYFMTGDISASDFALMGMAGFMAATLNAPLAALLCVVELSDQIEIIVPAMIVITSACVFSGQFFGNRSIFIMQLEVQGLPYRRPPIEKSLQRIGVIGVMDENITLLHKATDETITTALINQNPQDNVICKITSTDNQTEFIFYQQSQAKIDDVPTIEKHTLIPLSSQSTLAEAYLLLVKTRAGGVYIYQDNPDEIMGIISFDYIRSYLLKGNTY; encoded by the coding sequence ATGAAGACAATAACCCAGCTAAAAAAGCGCCTTGCTCTTCCACAAACATCCTGGCAACTATGTTTACTAGCGGCTATTGGAGGTTTTGCATCGGCGATGCTGGTTGTGCTATTCATTTTCACCATTGAAGGCGTTCAGTCATTTTTCCTGAGCGAAAAAGACGACTATAGCAGCTTAACCCCTTTAAGTCGTTTCCAATTACCAATAATTGGCGCTATCGTTATTCTCTTCTTTGCCTGGCTTACCGGTTACAAGTATATACGCAGTGGTATTCCTTTTGTTTTACATCGCTTAAAAATTGCTAATGGCGTTATGCCTTTTCGTAACACTGTTAATCAATTCATGGGGAGTGCAGTCGCACTTATCGCAGGCTTTTCTGTTGGAAGAGAAGGCCCCGCGGTGCACTTAGGTGCTGCGTGTACTAGTTATATTGGTAATAAATTAAATTTACCTTATAACGCTATTCGTAGTTTAAGTGCTTGCGGTATTGCCGCGGGTATTGCCGCTTGTTTCAATACCCCCATTGCCGCCGTTTTGTTCGTGATGGAAGTCATATTAAGAGAATACAAAGTCCATATTTTTATTCCGGTGATGATTGCGGCTATTGTCGGTTCGATGACTACGAGTACTATTTTTGGTCCCACCCATGAGTTCGGTCATTTTACTGCTATTACTATAAACACTGATCATTATCTTGCCTTGGCTTTACTCGGCATTGTGCTGGGCTTCTTTGCCTTTATTTTTAATCGTTATTTAATCTTGGTGATCAAACACAGTGCCCCGTTTCATATTGTGTCGCGAATACTTACAGCGGCTATTATTACTGGCGCTCTAGGCTATGCGGCACCTTACGCTATGGGCACCGATTTAAGTGCGATTAATTTTTCATTGCAAAACAACTTTCAGTTGCAATTACTCCTTGGCTTGTTAGTAGCAAAAGTGCTTATGACTATTTTTGCCCTAGGTCTTGGAATACCTGGCGGTATTATTGGCCCTATACTCGGCATTGGCGCTATCGCTGGTATCTGCGGTTCTGTCATTACATCGTACTTTATGACTGGCGACATATCTGCCAGTGATTTTGCTTTGATGGGGATGGCAGGTTTTATGGCTGCCACGCTCAATGCACCATTAGCTGCCCTTCTTTGTGTCGTAGAATTATCTGATCAAATAGAGATAATTGTCCCTGCTATGATTGTTATCACCAGTGCTTGTGTTTTTTCCGGGCAATTTTTTGGTAATCGCTCTATTTTCATTATGCAGTTGGAAGTTCAGGGACTCCCCTACCGTCGACCGCCGATAGAAAAATCGTTACAACGCATCGGGGTAATTGGCGTAATGGATGAAAATATTACGCTATTACATAAAGCTACTGATGAAACTATTACCACGGCCTTAATAAACCAAAATCCCCAAGATAACGTGATCTGCAAAATAACCAGTACAGATAACCAAACAGAATTTATTTTTTATCAGCAAAGCCAGGCAAAAATTGATGATGTGCCCACGATAGAGAAACATACGCTGATCCCACTTTCTAGCCAATCGACACTGGCTGAAGCTTATTTATTATTGGTTAAAACTAGGGCAGGAGGTGTTTACATATATCAAGATAATCCCGATGAAATTATGGGTATAATATCTTTTGACTATATTCGCTCATATTTATTGAAAGGAAATACCTATTAA
- the hemL gene encoding glutamate-1-semialdehyde 2,1-aminomutase, translated as MTKNSQQLFNEAQDVIPGGVNSPVRAFNSVGGTPLFIKKAQGAYIFDAEDKKYVDYVGSWGPMILGHNHPAILEAVIETAQNGLSFGAPTELEITMAEKVREIVPSMERLRMVSSGTEATMSAIRLARGFTGRDKILKFEGCYHGHADSLLVKAGSGMLTMGVPSSPGIPEDVAKHTLTVSFNNIDEVKEIFEKIGDEIACIIVEPVAGNMNCIPPVAGFLEGLRDICDQYNSVLIFDEVMTGFRVALGGAQAHYNIVPDLTTLGKVIGGGMPVGAFGGKKEIMDYIAPVGPVYQAGTLSGNPIAMAAGLASLTELCKGNKHQQLSDATEKLAMGLKAAAERNGVSLAINYVGAMFGFFFTEEENITCFAQATACDGDKFNRFFHLMLEEGVYLAPSSFEAGFVSTAHGDAEIEFTLAAADRCFAKL; from the coding sequence ATGACGAAAAATTCACAGCAATTATTTAATGAAGCCCAAGATGTTATTCCTGGTGGCGTAAACTCACCTGTACGCGCCTTTAATAGTGTTGGCGGCACACCATTGTTTATCAAAAAAGCACAAGGTGCTTATATTTTTGATGCAGAAGATAAAAAGTATGTCGATTATGTTGGTTCATGGGGCCCAATGATTTTAGGTCATAATCACCCAGCAATTCTCGAAGCCGTGATTGAAACTGCACAAAATGGTCTTAGCTTCGGTGCTCCCACTGAACTTGAAATAACCATGGCTGAAAAAGTACGTGAAATTGTTCCATCAATGGAAAGATTACGTATGGTCAGCTCTGGCACTGAAGCAACCATGAGTGCCATTCGATTGGCACGTGGCTTTACCGGTCGTGACAAAATATTAAAATTTGAAGGTTGTTATCACGGTCATGCTGACTCTTTACTGGTAAAAGCTGGCTCTGGCATGTTGACCATGGGCGTTCCAAGCTCGCCTGGTATCCCAGAAGACGTTGCTAAGCACACCTTAACGGTCAGCTTTAACAATATTGATGAAGTAAAAGAAATTTTTGAAAAAATTGGTGATGAAATCGCCTGTATTATTGTAGAACCCGTCGCGGGTAACATGAACTGTATTCCTCCGGTTGCCGGTTTCTTGGAAGGATTACGCGATATTTGTGATCAGTATAATAGCGTCTTAATTTTTGATGAAGTCATGACAGGGTTTCGTGTGGCATTAGGCGGTGCACAAGCGCATTACAACATAGTGCCAGATTTAACTACGTTAGGTAAAGTAATTGGTGGTGGTATGCCGGTTGGTGCTTTTGGTGGTAAAAAAGAAATCATGGACTACATTGCGCCTGTTGGTCCGGTTTATCAAGCCGGTACGTTATCAGGCAACCCTATTGCTATGGCAGCGGGTTTAGCGTCATTAACCGAGCTTTGTAAGGGAAATAAGCATCAACAACTTAGCGATGCAACAGAAAAGCTTGCGATGGGTTTAAAAGCCGCCGCAGAGCGTAATGGCGTTTCATTAGCGATTAATTATGTGGGTGCTATGTTTGGATTCTTCTTCACCGAGGAAGAAAATATTACTTGTTTTGCACAAGCAACTGCCTGTGATGGCGATAAGTTCAATCGCTTCTTTCATTTGATGTTAGAAGAAGGTGTTTACCTTGCTCCCTCATCATTTGAAGCAGGCTTTGTATCAACTGCACATGGCGATGCAGAAATTGAATTTACCTTAGCTGCAGCAGATCGTTGTTTCGCTAAACTATAA
- a CDS encoding cytochrome c1 yields MKKFILAVLAVLPMLAIAAGPSMDLDKANNDLRDKESLKRGFEAYINNCLACHELKYQRYNRTFADLGISDQDGAANYMYTGEKVGDHITNTMPGKEAAKWFGSTPPDLTLEARFRSPDWIYTYLRSFYADESRPFGVNNKVFKDVGMPHVLQNLQGVRTMDEHGNLSEATGGSMTTEEYDEFARDLTNFLEYTGEPNKLERENLGYWVIGFLFILLFFAYLLKKEYWRDVH; encoded by the coding sequence ATGAAAAAATTTATTTTAGCAGTTTTAGCTGTGCTTCCAATGCTAGCGATAGCTGCTGGCCCTAGCATGGACTTAGATAAAGCGAATAATGATTTACGTGATAAAGAGTCTCTAAAACGTGGTTTTGAAGCTTACATTAATAACTGTTTAGCTTGTCACGAATTAAAGTATCAACGTTACAATCGCACTTTTGCAGATCTTGGTATCTCTGATCAAGATGGCGCGGCTAATTATATGTATACCGGTGAAAAAGTCGGCGATCATATTACTAATACTATGCCAGGCAAAGAAGCGGCTAAGTGGTTTGGTAGCACACCACCAGATTTAACACTTGAAGCACGCTTTAGAAGTCCTGATTGGATTTACACTTATTTGCGTTCTTTCTATGCTGATGAAAGCCGCCCGTTTGGTGTAAACAATAAAGTATTTAAAGATGTTGGTATGCCACATGTATTACAAAATCTTCAAGGTGTTCGTACAATGGATGAGCATGGTAACCTTTCTGAGGCTACTGGCGGATCGATGACCACCGAAGAATATGATGAGTTTGCTCGTGATTTAACCAATTTCTTAGAATACACCGGTGAGCCAAATAAACTTGAGCGAGAAAACTTAGGTTATTGGGTCATTGGTTTCTTATTTATCCTGCTATTCTTTGCATATTTACTGAAGAAAGAATACTGGAGAGATGTACACTAG
- the rplM gene encoding 50S ribosomal protein L13: MKTFVAKPESVQREWFLVDAENKTLGRIATEIASRLRGKHKAEYTPHVDTGDYIVVINAEKVRVTGNKAKGKIYYSHTEFVGGLKQISFEKLIEKAPERVIEFAVKGMLPKGPLGREMFRKLKVYAGTEHKHTAQQPQILEL; this comes from the coding sequence ATGAAAACTTTTGTAGCTAAACCAGAAAGCGTACAACGCGAATGGTTCTTAGTGGACGCCGAAAATAAAACTTTAGGTCGTATCGCTACTGAAATTGCAAGCCGTTTACGCGGTAAGCATAAAGCAGAATATACTCCTCATGTAGATACTGGCGATTACATCGTTGTTATCAATGCTGAGAAAGTAAGAGTAACAGGTAATAAAGCGAAGGGTAAAATTTACTACTCGCATACAGAATTTGTTGGTGGTCTTAAGCAAATTAGCTTTGAAAAGCTAATCGAAAAAGCTCCAGAGCGCGTGATTGAATTCGCAGTTAAGGGTATGTTACCTAAAGGTCCTTTAGGTCGTGAAATGTTCCGTAAACTTAAAGTTTACGCGGGTACTGAACATAAACATACAGCACAACAACCACAAATTTTGGAGCTTTAA
- a CDS encoding cytochrome b, with protein sequence MFSNLMAWIEQRLPLMDAMNKHAAQYPAPKNFNFWYVFGILASVVLVNQLLTGVWLTMNYEPSGDGAFASVEYIMRDVDYGWLLRYMHSTGASAFFVVVYMHMFRGMMYGSYQKPRELLWLFGMLIFLVLMAEAFMGYLLPWGNMSYWGAQVIISIFGAIPVIGDDLTLWIRGDYVISGATLNRFFALHVIALPLVLVVLVFLHILALHEVGSNNPDGTNIKKPKGSVPPEEQSKFTFHEQYTKKYDIVDAIPFHPYYTVKDLVAVVIFLIIFCGVMFFAPEGGGYFIEAPNFEPANGLKTPEHIAPVWYFGPFYTILRIIPDKLLGAVGMFGAIIALFMLPWFDRGTVKSLRYRCTAHTVNLVQFAICFIILGVLGTLPSNPLNNMIGTIASFGYFGFFVAIWIYSKNEKTQPVPERVTGK encoded by the coding sequence ATGTTTTCTAACTTAATGGCTTGGATCGAACAGCGTCTACCTTTAATGGACGCGATGAATAAACATGCCGCACAATACCCAGCACCAAAGAACTTCAACTTTTGGTATGTATTTGGTATTTTAGCGAGTGTTGTTTTAGTCAACCAATTGTTAACCGGTGTTTGGTTAACAATGAATTATGAACCTTCAGGCGATGGTGCTTTCGCTTCTGTAGAATACATTATGCGTGACGTCGACTACGGTTGGTTATTGCGTTATATGCACTCAACGGGTGCTTCTGCATTCTTTGTTGTTGTTTATATGCATATGTTCCGTGGCATGATGTACGGCTCTTACCAAAAACCGCGTGAATTATTGTGGTTATTTGGTATGTTAATCTTCTTAGTACTAATGGCTGAAGCCTTTATGGGCTACTTATTACCTTGGGGTAATATGTCATATTGGGGTGCGCAAGTAATTATCTCTATTTTTGGCGCTATTCCTGTTATCGGTGATGACTTAACACTGTGGATTCGTGGTGATTATGTTATATCCGGGGCAACGCTAAATCGCTTCTTTGCCTTGCATGTTATTGCCTTACCATTAGTGTTAGTTGTGTTAGTTTTCTTACACATTTTAGCGCTACATGAAGTCGGTTCAAATAACCCTGACGGCACGAATATTAAAAAACCAAAAGGTAGTGTACCTCCTGAAGAGCAAAGTAAATTTACTTTCCATGAGCAGTATACTAAGAAATACGATATTGTTGATGCGATACCTTTCCATCCTTACTACACCGTTAAAGATTTAGTTGCTGTAGTGATCTTTTTGATTATATTTTGTGGTGTTATGTTCTTTGCGCCAGAAGGTGGTGGCTACTTTATTGAGGCGCCAAACTTTGAACCTGCTAACGGCTTGAAAACGCCTGAGCATATTGCTCCAGTGTGGTATTTTGGTCCTTTCTACACTATTTTACGTATTATTCCAGATAAGCTGTTAGGTGCTGTAGGTATGTTTGGTGCGATTATCGCATTGTTCATGTTGCCTTGGTTCGACCGTGGTACGGTTAAATCATTGCGTTACCGTTGTACTGCCCATACGGTAAACCTTGTTCAGTTCGCTATTTGTTTTATCATTTTAGGTGTTTTAGGTACTTTACCTTCAAACCCACTAAATAACATGATTGGTACTATTGCCAGTTTCGGTTACTTTGGCTTTTTCGTTGCGATATGGATTTACAGTAAAAACGAGAAAACTCAGCCAGTTCCAGAGAGGGTGACAGGAAAATGA
- the hemJ gene encoding protoporphyrinogen oxidase HemJ, with protein MTTILWLKAFHVIFMVAWFAGIFYLPRIFVNHAESSEPLVHQHLKGMERRLLYFVTPFALFTVLLGIAIIYQYGYPWFVAAKWLHIKITLVILLLFYHGYCFKLVKTFAADKNTRSGKFYRIFNEIPVIILFIVIILAYVKPF; from the coding sequence ATGACTACCATCCTTTGGCTTAAAGCATTTCATGTGATTTTTATGGTGGCATGGTTTGCGGGTATTTTTTATTTACCGCGTATTTTTGTCAATCATGCTGAATCTTCTGAGCCGCTTGTCCATCAACATCTCAAGGGCATGGAGCGACGCTTACTTTATTTTGTTACCCCCTTTGCCCTTTTCACTGTGCTTTTAGGTATCGCGATTATTTATCAATATGGTTATCCATGGTTTGTTGCGGCAAAATGGCTACACATTAAAATAACGTTAGTGATTTTATTGCTCTTTTACCATGGCTATTGTTTTAAACTCGTCAAAACATTTGCCGCTGATAAAAACACCCGTTCAGGGAAGTTTTACCGGATTTTCAACGAAATACCTGTGATAATACTATTCATTGTCATTATATTAGCCTACGTAAAACCGTTCTAA
- the petA gene encoding ubiquinol-cytochrome c reductase iron-sulfur subunit, whose protein sequence is MSNAPVNNSRRRFLTAATSVVGGVGVVGVAVPFIGSWNPSARAKAAGAPVEVNVSKIEPGQLIRAEWRGKPVYVVRRTEEILSGLSAHDGQLKDPQSEVPQQPVYATNAYRSIKPEFLVALGVCTHLGCAPTYRKGDFDQEVEGVKDGFFCPCHGSKFDMAGRVFQSVPAPTNLMVPEHSFPTDDTLLIGVAGGAA, encoded by the coding sequence ATGAGCAATGCGCCTGTTAACAACAGCCGTCGACGCTTTTTAACTGCGGCTACTTCGGTAGTTGGTGGTGTTGGTGTTGTCGGTGTGGCTGTGCCTTTCATTGGATCTTGGAACCCTAGCGCGCGTGCGAAAGCAGCAGGTGCGCCGGTTGAAGTCAATGTAAGTAAGATAGAGCCTGGTCAATTAATTCGTGCTGAATGGCGCGGTAAGCCAGTATATGTGGTACGTAGAACAGAAGAAATACTCTCTGGTTTAAGTGCACATGACGGCCAATTGAAAGACCCACAATCAGAAGTGCCACAACAGCCGGTTTATGCGACTAACGCATATCGTTCTATTAAGCCTGAATTTTTAGTGGCGTTAGGCGTATGTACTCACTTAGGTTGTGCTCCTACCTATCGCAAAGGTGACTTTGATCAAGAAGTTGAAGGCGTTAAAGACGGTTTCTTTTGTCCTTGTCATGGTTCAAAATTTGACATGGCTGGTCGTGTTTTCCAAAGTGTACCGGCGCCAACTAACTTGATGGTTCCTGAACATTCATTTCCTACTGATGACACATTATTAATTGGTGTAGCCGGAGGAGCAGCATAA
- the rpsI gene encoding 30S ribosomal protein S9: protein MADNQYYGTGRRKSSTARVFMKAGNGAITINKRDISVYFGRETARMVVRQPLDLVEMLEKFDFNITVTGGGISGQAGAIRHGITRALMEFDETLRSALRNAGFVTRDARKVERKKVGLHKARKKPQFSKR from the coding sequence ATGGCTGATAATCAATATTACGGTACTGGTCGTCGCAAGAGCTCAACGGCTCGTGTGTTCATGAAAGCTGGTAACGGTGCAATCACAATTAACAAGCGTGACATTTCTGTATACTTTGGTCGTGAAACGGCTCGTATGGTTGTTCGTCAACCATTAGACCTAGTTGAAATGTTAGAAAAGTTTGACTTTAACATCACTGTAACTGGTGGTGGTATTTCTGGTCAAGCTGGCGCAATTCGTCACGGTATTACTCGTGCATTAATGGAGTTTGACGAAACTTTACGTAGTGCTCTACGTAATGCTGGTTTCGTTACTCGTGATGCTCGTAAAGTTGAACGTAAGAAAGTTGGTTTACACAAGGCTCGTAAAAAGCCACAATTTTCAAAACGTTAA
- a CDS encoding aspartate carbamoyltransferase, which translates to MKFEGNHILSVSQFDRESISRILEISTLMAPYAMRKKRCHVLDGAILSNLFFEPSTRTRVSFGTAFNLLGGFVRETVGQENSSLSKGESLFDTARVISGYSDVIAMRHPTMHSVADFAKGSSVPVINGGDGANEHPTQALLDLFTIQSEMARYDMGLDGLNIVLMGDLKHGRTVHSLSKLISLYNNIKVTMIAPTALQMPDSVVSTLTDAGHEVVITDKIEGNLACDVIYQTRIQQERFASKDEADLYRGHFSLNRKIYQQYCHEHTVIMHPLPRDSRAEANELDIDLNDLDNLAIFRQAQNGVLVRMALFALSLGVESRLSHYEKPVTWYTNKY; encoded by the coding sequence ATGAAATTTGAAGGGAACCATATCTTGTCTGTATCGCAGTTTGATAGAGAGAGTATTTCCCGTATTTTAGAGATTTCAACGTTAATGGCGCCTTACGCCATGCGAAAAAAGCGCTGCCATGTCCTCGATGGTGCAATATTAAGTAATTTATTTTTTGAGCCCAGCACTCGCACACGCGTTAGCTTTGGTACTGCGTTTAATTTATTGGGTGGTTTTGTCAGAGAAACCGTCGGACAAGAAAATTCTTCCTTGTCAAAAGGCGAATCGTTATTTGACACCGCGCGTGTGATTAGTGGATATTCTGACGTAATTGCTATGCGCCATCCCACCATGCACTCAGTGGCTGACTTTGCTAAAGGTAGTAGTGTACCTGTGATCAATGGTGGCGATGGTGCTAACGAACATCCAACCCAAGCGTTACTTGATTTATTTACTATTCAGTCAGAAATGGCGCGCTACGATATGGGACTAGATGGCTTAAACATTGTGTTAATGGGCGATCTTAAACATGGTAGAACAGTACACTCACTGTCAAAATTAATCAGCTTATACAACAACATCAAAGTCACTATGATTGCTCCCACGGCATTACAAATGCCTGACAGCGTGGTTAGCACTTTGACCGATGCTGGTCATGAAGTGGTGATTACCGATAAAATTGAAGGCAATTTAGCCTGCGATGTAATATATCAAACACGGATTCAACAAGAGCGATTCGCGAGTAAAGATGAAGCTGACTTATATCGTGGTCACTTTAGTTTAAATCGAAAAATCTATCAGCAATATTGTCACGAACATACCGTAATAATGCACCCATTACCACGCGATTCTCGTGCTGAAGCGAATGAACTAGATATCGATTTAAATGACTTAGATAATTTAGCCATATTCCGCCAAGCGCAAAATGGTGTCCTAGTACGTATGGCATTATTCGCCCTAAGTTTAGGCGTTGAAAGCAGACTTAGCCATTATGAAAAGCCTGTCACCTGGTACACTAATAAATACTAA